A section of the Platichthys flesus chromosome 22, fPlaFle2.1, whole genome shotgun sequence genome encodes:
- the LOC133933451 gene encoding transcriptional regulator Myc-2-like, with protein sequence MPLDSSKNYDLDYDSLQPYFYSDNEDDAVNQSIVCGADSIIIQDCMWSGFSAAAKLEKVVSERLASLHAARKDLGPDTAPNSSSCSESEDENGDEDHDEEEEEDQEEEEGIDVVPVEKRQAVKRCYPSPLETRPPSPLVLKRFDVSTHKHDYTAHPSMRQEQPAVRRLKLESSSSSSSSSSSSSSSGGGGGGGSSGHSRVLKQTSSIRKCLSPRTSDTEDNDKRRIGGAFRERQRRLKLKLSLVALRDEIPEVANNKKAAKAVILKKATECIYSMQSDEQRLLTHKEQLRRRSELLKQRLAQMQGCHA encoded by the exons ATGCCGCTGGATTCAAGTAAAAACTATGACCTGGACTACGACTCCCTGCAGCCGTATTTCTACTCTGACAACGAGGATGACGCGGTGAACCAGAGCATCGTCTGCGGCGCTGACTCCATCATCATCCAGGACTGCATGTGGAGCGGCTTCTCCGCCGCGGCCAAGCTGGAGAAGGTGGTGTCCGAGCGGCTCGCCTCCCTGCACGCCGCGCGCAAGGACCTGGGGCCGGACACGGcgcccaacagcagcagctgtagtgAATCAG aggATGAGAATGGAGACGAGGatcatgatgaggaggaagaggaggaccaggaggaagaggaggggattgACGTGGTCCCAGTGGAGAAGAGGCAGGCGGTGAAACGGTGCTACCCAAGTCCGCTGGAGACAAGGCCCCCCAGCCCGCTCGTGCTGAAGAGGTTTGACGTCTCCACCCACAAGCATGATTACACTGCCCATCCATCCATGAGGCAGGAGCAGCCGGCTGTCAGGAGGCTGaagctggagagcagcagcagcagcagcagcagcagcagcagcagcagcagcagcggtggaggaggaggtggaggcagcagcGGCCACAGCAGGGTCCTCAAACAGACCAGCAGCATCCGCAAGTGTCTGAGCCCCCGGACGTCAGACACCGAGGACAATGACAAGAGAAGGATTGGAGGAGCCTTTCGGGagcgccagaggaggctgaagcTCAAGTTGAGCCTTGTCGCGCTGCGGGACGAGATCCCCGAGGTGGCCAACAACAAGAAGGCGGCGAAGGCGGTGATCCTGAAGAAGGCGACAGAGTGTATCTACAGCATGCAGTCAGACGAGCAGagactcctcacacacaaagagcagctgcgGAGGAGAAGTGAACTTTTAAAGCAGAGACTGGCACAGATGCAGGGCTGCCATGCTTGA